GAACCATCCTCTTTTTCAAATTCTCTTCCATTCCCGAATGGTAGTAACTGCTCCTGTTTCGTCCCATATCCTTGGCATCATACATGGCTGTATCGGCAGATTTCAGAATATGCTCCGCCGAATCATCATCAGATGTGAAGACGTAAACTCCGATACTGGTGGAGGTCTGTATATTTTGCTTATCAAGAGAGATGGGGTTTGAGAGTGCATCATGAATCTTACCGCAGACAAGATCTGTATACTGAACTGCCTTTTCCGCACTGATATCCAAGTTAGGGAGCAGGACAATAAATTCATCCCCCCCCAGGCGGGCAACCGTATCTTCTTCCCTCAGGAGAAGCTTGAGCCTCCTGGCAACTTCAATTAAAAGAAGGTCCCCCATCCTATGTCCCATGGTATCATTAATCAGTTTGAATTTATCCAGGTCAAGAAAAAGAAGCCCCCCCAGATGACCATGCCTCTGAACACTTTTCAAAGCCTGTTCCAGGCGGTCCTTTAAAAGCTGCCTGTTTGGGAGATCAGTCAGAGTATCATGGTAGGCCTGATATTCTATCCTGTTCTGTATGCGTATACGCTCGGTGAGATCTTCAACAATACCGACACCACCCATAAGCTCACCAGAATTCCCCAGAATAGGAGAAGTTCGAAGAGATATCCAGATATCATTCTTTGAATGGGCAGTATGATAAGGACCTTCATAAAACCCCTTTTCATTTCCTGTAACACTATTCAAGGTCGAAAAAACTCTTTTATCCGGTAGATTATGCATATCAAAGCCGTTCATTGATCCTGATTCAACTTGTAAAATTTGGGTAAAACTGCTGTTACTGTTCTGAATAATCAGACCGAGATCATAGTAAAATATTCCAGCAGGAGCTTCTTCGAAAATGGTTTCATATCGTCTCTCATTAAGCACATTTTTCTCTAGACTGCTTATATGCTTCAATTTCAGATGAAAAGTATTATTTATGTGTCTGTTTAATGTAAAAGACCAGAATACAAGGAAGATATAATACAGAAACAGGACAAGAGGCTGATGCATATTATTTGAAGCCGCTGTGTCTACAGAGGAAATATAGATCATAGGAAGCATCAGAATATTAACATGAATCAATGAGAGGGGAAGACTGACAGAGAGATTGATCATTCCCCCTGTTGCAAGGGCCTGAATGATAACCAGAAAGATAAGATATTGGGAAGTTTCAATATGGGGATACAGTATTAAAATAACTGCGGCCCAGCAAAGTGTAGAAAAATGCAGACTCCCGAAGCCCCAGAACAAGGCCAAGGTGCTGTTTCTGTCCAGGAGACTTTTCCGGATCATAAAAACATAGGGAAGGCGGATGATATTAATTAACAGAAGAAGTCCAAGAACCAGGGAAATTCCTTCTGCAAAAATATACTCTGAGAATAGAATTCCTGTAAGAACAACAGCCGCCAGGTTGGCAATTATACCTTTTAAGAAGCTATCATGAATGCTCTGAAATCTTAATTCTCTGACATGGGGATCTCTTTTCATACTTCTAATTGTCTCCGGAATTAATTCTAATGCATTATAGAGGACTTTATTAATAAAAAGAGCCCTTCCGCAGAGTGAACAAAAGGGCTGAACTTGTCAATATTCTGAGCTAAATCATTGCCTTTGAATCAGTTGTCTCCCTGAATATCTCTGTCATAGAGGGACTCAAAGTGATTTTTATGATTTTCCTCTTCAATAACAAGCTGAGTAAAAACTTTGCGGATCTCACTATCTTCAGACTGATCTCTCATAACTGTGTACAGAGCAGCTGCCCTCTCCTCTTTTTTCATGGCGGCAATAAGAATCTCCTGATAGGTCATATCATCAGAAATCTTCACGTCATGGAGATAATCGGAAAGCTTAAGATCCCCCGGAATAGTCTGAGACAGCTTTGCTGTGGACTGCCTCTCTTTTACACCTTCAAGCAAACGCACATGCCCGACTTCCATCAGTTCAAATTCATTTAAAACAGATTTCTGGGACGCAAACCGGGAACGGTTCTGAAGATCCTTATAGAACTGAACCGCATCCTTCTCTCTGGCGATGGCAAAATCCATGATTTCATTAAAACTGCGCATTATTTAGTACTCCTTTACTATCAGAGTGAGTAATATCACTCCAGCGTTTAATTCTGTTAAGACCTAAGGGCTTGAAGGTATTTATCAATACCAATCGCGGCAGCATGGCCGTCAGCTATGGCTGAAACCGCATCTTTAACGGAGTTGGCAATATCACCACCCGCAAAGATCTTTGCATTTCCGGTACGGGACATATTATCAATGACAACAGAGTAGCGTTTGATCTCAACACCCTCATAGCCCTCTTCCGGCAGATACTGGTAATCAGATCCCTGCCCTATGGCAGCGACAATGGTATCGGCTTCTGTCAGTTCAGTAGAATTTTCGATCAGTACCGGTTTGGGTCTCTGACCGGCACCCTGATCCACCATTTCTGCGTGTCCCCAGGTCATCACAGGTTTACCAGAGGCAGCAGTCTCCACCTTCATGGGGATGGCCTGTGGTACCATAATAACACCCTCTTCAAGAGCTTCATCAATCTCTTCCTGATCAGCAGGCATATCGACAATTCGTCTTCTGTAGAGAATTGTGACTTCGGCGCCATAGCGTCGGGCGGTTCTGGCGGCATCCATGGCCACATTTCCACCACCGATGACTACAACCTTATCCCCAAGTTCCGGGTCTTTTCCATTGGTCACATCTTCCAGTATGGAGAGTCCCGTAATAATACCGGGAAGATTTTCACCTTCAACACCGAGACCATAGGCAGAATCCAGACCTGTAGAGAAGAACAGGGCATCATGCTTCCCGGCCAGATCCTTAAAGCTCAGTTCCTGACCGATGAGAGTATTGTATTTAATATCCACACCCATATCTGTTATAGACTGAACATCTTTATCCAGCTGATCGTAGGGCAGCCGATATTCGGGGATTCCGTAGCGGAGCATTCCCCCCGCAGCTTCTCTTCCCTCATAAACAGTCACTTTATGACCTATCATCCTCAGATAATAAGCTGCCGACAGCCCTCCGGGACCGGCTCCGATAATGGCAATATGTTTTCCGCTGTCTTCCTCGGGAGCTCCCAGTATATTGGCATAGTTTCCCAAATCTACCTGATCGGCGATATACCTCTTGAGCCAGCGGATGGCCAGGGGATCTCCCTGATGACCGATGGCACAGACATCCTCACAGCGGTGAGTACAGACTCTTCCGCAGGAGGCAGGAAAGGGATTGGTTTTATATAAGAGTCTGAGACCTTCTTCTGTATTTCCCTCTCTCACGGCCCGGATATAACCGGGTATGTCCATATGAGCGGGACAGGAGGCCACACAAATTCCGCATTCAACACAGCGATCAGCCTCTTTAACAGCCTGCTCCCGGGAATAACCCTGAATAAGTTCGGCAAAGGACTTGATTCCTTCCCCGGGCTCCATGGCCTTCATATCTACACGGTCATAGTTCAGAAGGCTGTAATTGTCGGAATCCCGTCTATAGCCCTCTTTTCTGTCATCCCAGGGTTTTTTGTCGTATCCCGGAACAAAACGGAACACTTCAGGGTCCTGATCCACCCAGACATACTCGTTGCTCATCCGGAGTGAACTTGTGGTACAGACATCCACACACAGAGCACACCAGCAGCATCGGCCGTAGTCAATTTGAGGCCGCAGTCCGCTGTCACCGTTATTGGCTTCCACCCCTTTTACCGGAACAAGATCAATGGCTTCATTCTGACAGATAACTTCACAGGTACCGCAGCCGATACATTTATCTCCGTCATTGATATGAAATCCCCTGTAGCGCTCGGCTCCAGGTCTCTCATCAATGGGTTTACTGATGGTATAGGGTTTTTCAAAGGCTCTCTTCCACACCGCGAAAGGAGCAATTACATCTTTTATACTCATTTTCCTTACCTCTCTACTTCAGGCGGATAGGTATGCAGAGATACCATCAGACCGGCAATATCGGCAATGTTGGTTCCCACTGCCATCTTTTCCATCAGGGCCACAGCGTGGGTGTAACTGGGTCCTCTCACTGTCATACGCCTCAGCATTCCCGAACCGTCTGTCTGCATAAAGTAACCGTATTCACCTCTTGTACATTCAGCCCTGAGGTAGGTACTTCCTTCAGGGATTTTCCAGTGGAGAATATTGGGAAGGGGGGTATGAATATCCCCGGCAGGCATGCGGACCATGATTTGACGAATAAGATCAATGGACTGATGCATCTCCTGCAGACGGCACCAGGCTCGTTCATAGGCATCAGAATCGCTGCCGGTGACTATATCAAAATCCAGCTGATCATATACCAGATAAGGCTGATCCCTGCGGATATCCCGCTTGATTCCCGTACCCCTCATATTGGGTCCTGTAATTCCGTATTCATCCACCCAGGCTGGATCGATAATCCCCAGTTTTTTGCTTCGCATCTTAAACACTGCATTATGGAACATCACCAGTTCAATCTCTTTGCAGAGTTTTTCAACCTTCACCAGAGTATCCTCCAGACGACCGGCAAAACCGTCGGGAAGTTCAGCTCGAACTCCTCCGGGAACAATATACATATGGTAGATTCTTCCACCGCTGAGTTCTTCAAAAAGATCCAGCATGTAATCCCTGTGGGTTACAGTCCACTGCCCTATCGTCCCCATTCCAAAGGCTCCTGCCTGCCCTCCGATCCACATCAGAAAACTTGTCAGCCGGGCCATTTCCAGATTGAGAGTCCTGATCCATTGAGCTCTTTCGGGAGCCTGGATACCTGAAAGGTTTTCCAGTCCCTGAGCAAAAAGATATTCATTAAAGTCAGGTTCGGGAACACAGATACGGCAGACTATGGGAAAGCTCTGCATAAAGGTTCTGCGCTCAATCAGTTTTTCAAATCCACGGTGCAGATAGCCCAGATGAGTCTTACATTCATAGACCTCATCTCCGGCAATTGTCAGTTCCAGGGACATATTCCCTGTGATTCCGGGATGCTGAGGACCCTGCCATATCTTCATATATTTCCCCGAAGACATATCCAGTTCGGCTTTACCGTCTTTGACTTCGGGGTATTTATTCTCATTGGCATAAATGGTCATAATTCCGCCCTCCCGGGGTAGAGTTCTTTCCGCATGGTCTCTTCCGGATCATTTGTAGATCGTCCGGGACGGGGAAAGAAGGTCTCTTCCGAGTATTTTTTTGTATCAAAATCACGGTTCATTGGAGGCAGTTCACTCCAGCCTTCAAGACAGAAGGGTTCTGTCAGCCGTGGACTGCCGGGGAAATCAACCCCGTGCATTTCATAAAGCTCTCTCTGATAGGTCGCCATCTGGGCCCAGAGGTGATGGAGATCTTCCATCTCGGGATTCTCGCGTCCCAGCTCCACAAGGATTCCCATATCCTGAACACTGTCATAATTATGAAGCAGATAGTGGAGTATCATCTTCTTCCTTTCGGGCCAATCCACACAGGTGACCATGATCAGATGTTTAAAACCTTCAATATCTTTAAGCCAGGTGATCAGCTGACCGGCCTGGTTTTTCCGAACTGTCAGGAAGATCTGACTGTCCGACTTAATATCCGTCTTGTCGACGGTAAAGCGCTCATTGATGCGCATCATTAATTCTGTCATTTTTGTATAAGCCTCCTACCAACGCTGATTTACAGCTCTGGTGATTTTCTTGTTTAGTCCTGAGGGCCAGGGGGTCACCAGTTGTAATCCGGCATATTCCAGTCGGTGATGATCTTCTTCTGATTGGCCTTATACCACTCGAAGTTCTCGATATACTTGTTGGTGTTTTCCGTATCTCCCGCAAGAATCTGGGCCTGTAGAGCCTTGATTCCCGCAAGAAGAGCCTCAGGACGGGGCATACATCCGGCTATATACTGATCAACAGGAATATAATGATCCAGTCTGTTGATTGTATTGTAGCTGTCCCAATACATACCGCCGTTGATGGTGCAGCTTCCCAGACCAAGAACAAACTTGGGTCCCTGCATCTGCTCATAGGAGCGCACTATCCTCTTGATAGTCTTTGTGGAGGCATAACCTCCGATAACAAAGACACAGGACTGTCTTGGTGTGGGCCGCGGCTGCACACCGAAACGGTACATATCAAATCGAGCGGTCATCAGGGGACGAAGTTCGATGGCTCCGCATCCTGTTCCGAATCCAAGAATCCACAGGGAGTTGGCCCGTGCCCAGTTCAGAAAATTTTCCCATATACCCTTATAAGGAGCAATGGTCTGGGGCGGGGCATCACAGAAAAGAGGTTTATCCTCCTCACTGAGGCCTGCATTAGGCAATTTAAGCTGACGATCCAGATCCTCTCTGGTGGTCAGATCATCTGTTGTTTTACTCATAGAATCTCCTCAGTTTTAGACGTATTGAAGCAGAACCGCTGCCAGCCCGATAAGAGTCGGGACAAAAAGGAAGAAGCGGATAGCCTGTTCGATACGGAATCGAGGGAAGGATACTCCCACGAATACATTGATAAAGTAGAGACAGAAGGTCTTCACTACCAGTTCGGGAAGGCTGTTGGCTCCCCCGAAAAACAGGTTCACATAAAGGACCAGTTTGGCTCCATTGAAGATGGCTCGGTTAGTCTGAAGCATCCCCAGCATACTGCTCTGATACTCTGTGGGAGGACCGATAGGGATCTCCTGAGGAGCAATGACCACGGAAAAGGGATTGTGCATGGACATTCCTACAAAGGCGAATAGACCGGCAACTGTGGCCAGAGGGTTGGTGAACAGACTCCAGCTCAGGATACCGCCCTGCTGGGCCATGGCTATTTCAGTGATGGAGAGAGTTCCGTACTGACTGGCCAGGGCAATTACCGCCAGTGTAAAGGGGACCTCAAAGGCTGTCATCTGAGCCAGGCCCCGGCTGACACCGACGGGGCTGTAGGGATGACCGCTCTGTCCGGCTCCCAGAGCCATACCCAGCTGTCCGAAAAAGATAAAATAGAGTACCAGAATGACATCTCCGGAGAAGGAGAAATTGCTGAATACCGCAGAACCCAGAACAGCGGGAATAAACAGATAGGTTCCCAGTCCTCCGGCAAGACGGAAGACCGGACCAAGGTAAAACATAACACCGTGGGAGATTGACCATCTCTTGGCATTATTTTTGACAATATCAATATAGGGCTGCCAGACAGGCTGACCGATTCTCCCCTGAACCCTTGCTCTTATCCTGGCCATGGAACCCATAAGGAGGAGTCCATAGTTGGCAATCACAAATAAGGAAATCAGGGTGTAGAAGCCCTTTAAAAGAATCTTTTCAATCATGACAGACCTCTCATTACAAAATAGGACAGGGTCAGAAGCAGAATGATATGGATCATATAGGTCTGACCGTTTCCGGTATAAATACGGCGGAAACTGGAAGACAGGGTTTCTGTCAGCCCTGCAACACCTTTCCATACATTTTCAACTGCGGGTCCCCCAAGAAAACCAAGGGCTTTTCTGTAGGGGGCAAAGAAATTGTAGGCATAATGGGTCGTTTCCGGACGATCCGGACGCTCAGCTGCAAAAACAATATTGAACTGTTTTACCTTCTGAGGACGTCTCATAACAATAAGAAGCCAGAGAAGGGGTGCAGCAAAAACACCTATGGTTACATACATTACCCAGCTTCCGTTCCAATAACCGAAACTATTGGTGATAGTACCTGCTGAGTCGATTGCCATTCCTTCGGGGAACCAGGCTGCCGTAATCTGCGACATAGGCTCCACAAAGAGATGGGGAAAAGAGGAGAAGGCCATTAAAAGCCCCATCAACAGCAGCTAAGGTATGATCAGCCATGGAGGTGCTTCCTTTATTTCCCGATGATGAGCTTTAATCTGCCCAAGAAAGATCGTATGAATCAGACGGAAAAGGTAAAGAAAGGCAAGGGTACTGGCAAAAAAGGCCATTCCCGCTTCAAGATATTTTCCGGCTTCAATGAGAGATGTATAAAGCAGCCAT
The DNA window shown above is from Oceanispirochaeta sp. M1 and carries:
- a CDS encoding EAL domain-containing protein, yielding MKRDPHVRELRFQSIHDSFLKGIIANLAAVVLTGILFSEYIFAEGISLVLGLLLLINIIRLPYVFMIRKSLLDRNSTLALFWGFGSLHFSTLCWAAVILILYPHIETSQYLIFLVIIQALATGGMINLSVSLPLSLIHVNILMLPMIYISSVDTAASNNMHQPLVLFLYYIFLVFWSFTLNRHINNTFHLKLKHISSLEKNVLNERRYETIFEEAPAGIFYYDLGLIIQNSNSSFTQILQVESGSMNGFDMHNLPDKRVFSTLNSVTGNEKGFYEGPYHTAHSKNDIWISLRTSPILGNSGELMGGVGIVEDLTERIRIQNRIEYQAYHDTLTDLPNRQLLKDRLEQALKSVQRHGHLGGLLFLDLDKFKLINDTMGHRMGDLLLIEVARRLKLLLREEDTVARLGGDEFIVLLPNLDISAEKAVQYTDLVCGKIHDALSNPISLDKQNIQTSTSIGVYVFTSDDDSAEHILKSADTAMYDAKDMGRNRSSYYHSGMEENLKKRMVLEVELKEALKNNELSIYYQPIVETDNEKIVAAESLLRWNHSTKGFISPEDIINAAESSNQILILGDWIVGQVLSQFREWLDRGITELEYLSINISMKQILQPGFAEGMISKIRESGVPPHMIVLEITESVLISDFDMTVSKIRTLRKEGVQFALDDFGTGYSSLSYLKRLPVDKLKIDRYFTQTLLTNHDDYVLIKTILSIAEYFNLSVITEGVEEQAQVEKLKEMGCPLYQGYFCSKPVPPQDFIKLLS
- a CDS encoding ferritin family protein — encoded protein: MRSFNEIMDFAIAREKDAVQFYKDLQNRSRFASQKSVLNEFELMEVGHVRLLEGVKERQSTAKLSQTIPGDLKLSDYLHDVKISDDMTYQEILIAAMKKEERAAALYTVMRDQSEDSEIRKVFTQLVIEEENHKNHFESLYDRDIQGDN
- a CDS encoding FAD-dependent oxidoreductase → MGNYANILGAPEEDSGKHIAIIGAGPGGLSAAYYLRMIGHKVTVYEGREAAGGMLRYGIPEYRLPYDQLDKDVQSITDMGVDIKYNTLIGQELSFKDLAGKHDALFFSTGLDSAYGLGVEGENLPGIITGLSILEDVTNGKDPELGDKVVVIGGGNVAMDAARTARRYGAEVTILYRRRIVDMPADQEEIDEALEEGVIMVPQAIPMKVETAASGKPVMTWGHAEMVDQGAGQRPKPVLIENSTELTEADTIVAAIGQGSDYQYLPEEGYEGVEIKRYSVVIDNMSRTGNAKIFAGGDIANSVKDAVSAIADGHAAAIGIDKYLQALRS
- a CDS encoding NADH-quinone oxidoreductase subunit D — encoded protein: MTIYANENKYPEVKDGKAELDMSSGKYMKIWQGPQHPGITGNMSLELTIAGDEVYECKTHLGYLHRGFEKLIERRTFMQSFPIVCRICVPEPDFNEYLFAQGLENLSGIQAPERAQWIRTLNLEMARLTSFLMWIGGQAGAFGMGTIGQWTVTHRDYMLDLFEELSGGRIYHMYIVPGGVRAELPDGFAGRLEDTLVKVEKLCKEIELVMFHNAVFKMRSKKLGIIDPAWVDEYGITGPNMRGTGIKRDIRRDQPYLVYDQLDFDIVTGSDSDAYERAWCRLQEMHQSIDLIRQIMVRMPAGDIHTPLPNILHWKIPEGSTYLRAECTRGEYGYFMQTDGSGMLRRMTVRGPSYTHAVALMEKMAVGTNIADIAGLMVSLHTYPPEVER
- a CDS encoding NADH-quinone oxidoreductase subunit C — its product is MTELMMRINERFTVDKTDIKSDSQIFLTVRKNQAGQLITWLKDIEGFKHLIMVTCVDWPERKKMILHYLLHNYDSVQDMGILVELGRENPEMEDLHHLWAQMATYQRELYEMHGVDFPGSPRLTEPFCLEGWSELPPMNRDFDTKKYSEETFFPRPGRSTNDPEETMRKELYPGRAEL
- the nuoB gene encoding NADH-quinone oxidoreductase subunit NuoB, with protein sequence MSKTTDDLTTREDLDRQLKLPNAGLSEEDKPLFCDAPPQTIAPYKGIWENFLNWARANSLWILGFGTGCGAIELRPLMTARFDMYRFGVQPRPTPRQSCVFVIGGYASTKTIKRIVRSYEQMQGPKFVLGLGSCTINGGMYWDSYNTINRLDHYIPVDQYIAGCMPRPEALLAGIKALQAQILAGDTENTNKYIENFEWYKANQKKIITDWNMPDYNW
- a CDS encoding respiratory chain complex I subunit 1 family protein translates to MIEKILLKGFYTLISLFVIANYGLLLMGSMARIRARVQGRIGQPVWQPYIDIVKNNAKRWSISHGVMFYLGPVFRLAGGLGTYLFIPAVLGSAVFSNFSFSGDVILVLYFIFFGQLGMALGAGQSGHPYSPVGVSRGLAQMTAFEVPFTLAVIALASQYGTLSITEIAMAQQGGILSWSLFTNPLATVAGLFAFVGMSMHNPFSVVIAPQEIPIGPPTEYQSSMLGMLQTNRAIFNGAKLVLYVNLFFGGANSLPELVVKTFCLYFINVFVGVSFPRFRIEQAIRFFLFVPTLIGLAAVLLQYV